Genomic window (Candidatus Methylomirabilis sp.):
CTGGAGATTCCGACTAAAGGCTTTACGTCGTTCACAATTCCTCGCAGGCTATTCAATTCTATTCTGTCCTGTCGTTCCCATTGGCCTAAGTCACCATTTTTGAGTACTGCCAGTCCCGAAATGAAGAAGGTTCCGAAGCCTGCTATTACCACGAGAATGGGAATAATGGAGAGTACTTTTGCAATTCTTCCAACAAGCCCCTGTTTTTCCGCCAAGGCTACGAGGCCAAACGCCACAGGAATTGCGATAAGACCAGCATAAATTGTATTCCGGCCAAACTCAGTCGAATACCTTGCCACGAGTATCATTAGAAAGGAGAATAGTCCACCTATTCCTGCCAGGATCAAAACCCGACCGAGGCGCACTTTTCTGTCATTACTCGTCATCTGCCCAGGCTCCCATTATTAGAAAACCACCCCAATCAGGTCCCTTTCTTATTGTGTTTCATGCCACCCGTTAGCGCCCAACTATTAAGTGAGCCGCTTTACAAGCCGACAGAGGCCGACGGCCTATCTCCCAAGTCGGCTCTACTTCTCAACGGGGAATTTATTCGTAATATCCTACACTTAGCCCTATCGGTCAAGACTATTCTGGCTGACAAACGCTGTCAGTAGCGGCGGTCTATCCCCCGAACAATTGGCGGCCTATCTTGGCACCCTATAGCCGATCAGCCGGGCTATTGTCCCCCGTTCGCTCCGGTTCAACACGTAGGCATAGATCATCGTCATGCTGACATCCCGACAGTCAAGCCACTTCCAGACGGCGCAGATATCATAGTCCTCTTCAGGGCGTTTTCATCTTCGCGTGCGCATGGAACAATGAGCCATATTGAAGGCTGCGCCGGCGGGGGCGGCAGTGTAGGTTACAACCACAAATCTGCACCGGCATCGGCGCGCTTGGCGGATTTCAATCGGAATAGGTGGCCGATTTCATCGGAATACGCACCTCCGCCGTGGAGCGAGTAACGGAAGCGCAGGAGGTGATCTCGCGCGCGATCGATGGACGGTGAAGTGGTACCAAGCAATCGGAATTCTGGGGATTTCGGACGTCTGCGAAGCGTTTATTCGACTGATTCCACAGATCAATCCGAAATGCGTATGGAGTGTTTTTCAACAAGTCAATTCGGATAGCCGATATGTTGATCGTGCTGGGGAACCATTGCGCCTGGAGGCTTGCCCGAGCCTGTGAGCTGGTCAGAACATCCCATTCAGCCGACGCAGCCATCGGAAGAGCCACGCCATTGTGAGCAACAGGCTCAGCAGCGCAACCGTCATTTGCGCTGGGGGATAATCATAATGGTTCGCGAGTACGAACGCGGTCGCGCCGGTCATGAGGGCAACGAGTGGGGCGACAAGGAACATGGGGCGAACCTCGCGGCAGAGATTCTTTGCAACAAGGGCGGGAAGCACCAGGCACCCAAACGTATACAACATCCCGGCGGATCGGATAGATAACCCCACGGCGAGACCAAGCAAAGTGGAGATGACCGCTGCCCAGCGAATGATGTTCATGCCCACTGCCGCGGCCATGGCAGGGTCCATGAGGAAGAGCAGGGTGCGCCGATGTGTGGCCGAGAGGAATATAGCGGTCAAACCGGCGAGCAGGCCGAAGATCCAGACGTCGACTCTCGTGGCTCCGATGATGCTCGAGGCGAGCAGCCGATGGATCTCCTCCAGTCCGTGCGGGCTGTGGGAGACGATGAGGATGGAGAGGCTGGCTGACACAAGGAATACCCATCCTGTGATCGCTTCATGACTCTCTTTCGACTCCTCGCCTCCGCGCGTGGTGATCAGAGCCGCGATGACGGAGAACGTCACGGCCATGGTGGAGAGAAATCCGTCCGAGCGGAACCAGGGGAGGGTAGCCGGAGCTGCCCACGCCCCGATCCACATCGCGAGAGCAATGCCAAGGGTTGATGCCTGAGAAATCGCCGCGCCGATGAAGATCTGGTCGCGGGCCACTGCAAGCACACCGACCAGCGAGAGCAACAGGGCGATCGACAAGCCGACGAGGTACGTGTTCTGAAACAGAGGCCATGATGAGAGGAACTCCTCGATCACGGATGTTCTCCCGGGGGATAGACATGGACACCGACAGCGCCCGATGGATCGCGGGTCACCTCCACGCCCACCCCGTACACCCGATCGAGGGCGGCCCGGTTGAGCATCTGCTCACGCGGTCCTGACTCGACGCGGCCCAAACGGAAGAGAGCCAGGTGCGTGGCGTATCGCGCGGCAATGGCGATATCATGGGTGACGAAGAAGAGGGTCAGATGTTCCTCCCGGTTCAGGTCGGCGAGCAATCGCAGGAACGAGTCTTCCGTCGAGAGGTCAAGGCCATTGGTCGGTTCATCGAGGATCAGCAGGCCAGGCCGTCGCACGAGGGCTCGAGCCACTAGCGCCCGTTGTCGCTGTCCGCCGGACAGGGACCAGTAATCGCGTCCCGCCATCCCCTCCAGATCGACCTTGTGGAGCGCCCACTCGAGGCGCTCCGCTTCCTCTTTTTTCGTGCTGAGTCGAATGCCCACGAGCCCCAGTATGACAAATTCCCGGACCGTGGTCGGGAGGGCCGGATTCAGATCACATCGCTGCGGGACAAAACCGATCCCCTCCCGACGCGCCAGGTCCGGGTGGAGCCATATTTGTCCAGCTCGGGGTCGAACGATCCCCAGCATCGCGCGAATCAGCGTGGTCTTTCCGGAGCCGTTCGGTCCGATGAAGAACCAGAACTCCCCCTTTTGGCACTCAAGGGTAACACCCTCGAGCACACTCCGACGCGCGTAGCCGACAGTCAGCCCTGTCGTCTTCAGGATGATGTCAGTGTTCTCCATGTTCCTTCAGTACAGGCCGTACCTATGAGCCTTCCAACGCTGCGGCCATCTCTTTAATATTATAGTCAATCATGGCGAGGTAGTGGTCAGTCCCATCGCGCGCCCCGACCTGGTGGGCCAGATTCACGATCCTTGCGCCGGTCTGTTGCGAGATGAATCGGGCATGACGAGGGTCATAGTAGCTCACCGTCAGGACCGCCCCGACCCGTCCTGCCCGCATGAGATCCACCAGCGTCCCCAACTGCTTGGTCGTTGGAGGGATTCCTGGTTTCGGCTCCATGAACCCGATGACCGCGATCCCAAACCGGCGAGCGAAGTAGGGCCATAAATTGTGATCAGCTACGACCTTGGTTCCGAAGTGAGGAAGCATCCTCCCCAGCCAGCCCTGTAGGAGTGATGCCTCTCCCTGGCCCTTCAGGAAGGGGGCAAGCTTGCCGTGCTCGTAGAGCAGGGCAAGCTTTTCGACGTCGTACTTCTTAGCGAGCTTCTCGCCCACCAACGCTGTACCCAGTTTCAGACTGAAAGAGATATAGCGATCCTCAAAGTATGGCTTTCTGTCCGGTCGCAGTTCAACCAGCTTGTCGCGGATCAGCCGCGCCACGTTAAGGCCATTTAACGGATCAAGCAGATAGTGTGGGTTTCCCAGGGGGTGAACATCACCCATCGAACGGTCCACCGGCCCGGTGGGGACTTCCAGACGCATGATGGCCCTGGAGGCGTCGATGTAGCCGCGTCCGCCCGGCAAGACCGCCCCGTTCCTGGCGTTCTGCAAGAGGACCGGGGCCCAACCGATCTCCAGGTCCATCCCGACCTGGAGATAGAGATCGCACTGACTCAGCGTCTTGATGAAGCTGGGCTTGGCCTCGATGAAATGCGCGTCTTCTGTCCCCTTGGCGAAGACCGTGACCGAGACCTGGTCCCCTCCCACCTCGCGGGCGAGACTGCCCAGATCAGGCACGGTGGCGCAGACGGCAATCGGCTTGGCGCCCTCCTGGGCAAAGGCGCCTGTACTCACCAGGCTGAAGGACCCCAATACGCAAGCCACAACGCCCCACACAGACAGTCTTTGCAGTAGTCTCAGCATACGCAATCCCCTTGGCGTCGTTAGTACTTGTGGGCGGGGTGGGCGCCGTAGAGGAATTCGACCCCCAACCAGACGGAATGAGCGTCCTGGTGTTCCAGGTGATCTGCCCGATCGTAGTTATACTGCAAGCGAATCCGCGAGAATTCAGAGGGATGCCAAGCAAGAAGCGGCGAGATCCGGTGCCGGGTGTCACGGAATGGGTCATTCGCCCGGCCATTGTAAATCAGCACGCTTGCTCCGCTCCCGCTTGCATATTCGTACCGAAGTCCGGCCGCCCACCCGTACTGGAAGCCGTAGAGCGCTTGAGTGTACAACCCCCAATCCCGGAGTGTCTCACGCGGCAGGTCGATGGTGCCGTTAAAGAAACGGTCGGCCACATAGTCTCGACCCATCGCTTCCGACTGCCAGAGGAAAAATGGCCACCCTCGGAAACTCGTAGTCGGCCGCCACGTCAGCTTGAGGTCGGCGCCGTAGATCCGCGTATCGCCATCGGAGCCGGTCGCGTTCGGACCGAAGAGCCCCGAGAGGCCAAACTTGGTCGTCACCGTGTCGCTCGGGTTCCAAGAGTTCTCCCAGCGGAGCGAATAGAGGAGGTCGCTCAGGTTCCTGACGTCGCGTCGGACGAACGGCCGTCCGCCGATCGGCTGTTTCTGGAAGAACTCCTCGTTGGCCATGAAGCTCGCCGCAATCTCGCCGTTCGCATTCTGTGCGCCAACGTAGAGTTGAGAATACCAGGGGACCGGCATGAGCCATCCTACGCGCAGGCCGGCCTGTCGCAGGCCATCGGGTCCGAACAGCCGTGTATTGATGACCGGCTGATCCAGCCAATCCCACGCATGCGGGTGGACCGGATTGATCTGGCCGAACTCGGTAAGAAAATGTCCTCCCTTGAGTTGCAGGCCGTAGGGGAGCGACTGCGTGGTAAAGAATGCTTCCTCCAGTTCGACCCTGGTGTCCCCAACGACAGGGTCGATGAGGTAGGTGATATGGGCCTCACCCGTAAGGTAGGGGTCCACGGCGCCCGCCAATGACAGCTCAACGTTCTGAACTGTGAAGCCCCGCTTGCGGGGATCGTGGTCGCCGCCCTCAAGCTTTTGGATCGTGGCCTCCCGTTCGGTAGAGCTTCCTGCCGCGAACAGCGCATCAAGCGAGAGGTCGATCAACCGAAATGTGGTTCCACCGGCCTGACGGGAGAACAGATCGGTTGTCACGAATGCCGCCGTGGGGGCCGGCGCCTCGATCTCCTTCAACGCTTTTTCGAGCGCCACTTCAGGGGTTGCGGGTTTCGCCGCTGCCGGCAACTGAGATCGCATCGCTTCAATCTCACGCTGGAGTTCCTCCAGCTTTTTCTGCTTCTCGGCGTCACGTCTGCGAAGCTCTTCAACCACCTGCTTGAGGGCCTCCAGCTCAGGGTTTTTGACCTGCGCCCACGTCACTCCCGTTCCGAGAACCAGTGCGACCAGGGACATCATCGTCATCAGGCTAAGCTGTGTAGTGGAGAGGGTACGCATCGAGTGTTCCTCCTCAAAAGACGACGACACTGGCCGGGGCCGGACCACCCCATACAAAAGGGCCACCGAGAAGGCAGGGGTATCGCGAGGTTGCCGACCGCAGGCCAGAATGATTCAGATCTTAGGAGAAAACGGGCGGGGCACGGCTGTGAAACGATCCGAGGTCGGTGATGCAGGGAACTGTGACGAATGAGGGAATGCGGAAGAGTGAGCCGAGGAAGAATCGTAGCAGGAAGACGACGAGGAGGCCGGTTGTGGCGACCTGCTGCCAGAAATGGATCGGGCACGACCCGTTCGCCTCAGGCTGAGACTTGTCTTGAGACTGATGAGAATCAGTGGTCTGACTCGCACTAGGAAGGAACAGCCGCAGCAGCCCACCGAGTGAGGCGGCATCCCCGTGATCGTGTGGATCAGGGGCCAACAGCAAGAAGCTGATGGCGAGGACCACCAGAGCCGCCGCCCAACGATCACCTCTACCCCGTGCCTGTACTCGCTCGCAGCCTTGCACCAGACTCCCCTCAGTTGTGAGCGGCGACAAAGCGGATCGTCTCTGCTACGTCGCTCACGGCTAGTGAATATAGATGATTACCGCTGCTCCGGCAAGTCTTTTGATGTTGTTTGAAAGCCGTTCCTTCCCCCCTTCCCTAAATTCACCAGGACTCCGTTCGCACTGAGGAGGCGCGGGCGTTTTGCGCCGTCTCGAAGTGCAGCTTCCGTTCTACATCTGGTCGGAGGGATCTCTCACGGATTGGATTATTTAGGAGCGCTATGATAGGCTTTGCCTTGTGAGAAAGTATCTGCAGGAACCGACCAGTGAGGAAGGAGAGGATTCATGACCCTGCATCCCCAGTACGTGATCGATGAAAAGGGCCAGCGTCGCAGTGTCTTACTGTCCATTGAGGAGTACCGGGAGCTTTTGGAGAGCGCGCAGGATGTTATCGACGCGGCCTTGATCGATCAGGTGAAAGATGAGCCCCGGGTGGCGTGGAGTGAGGTGAAGGCAAAACGTGGCCGGGGACGGCAACGGTGAGCTATGAGATCGAACTTACACGCCGAGCCGAAAAGGAAATTCTGAAGCTCGACGCGGCAATGTTTGAGCAAATAAGAGCGGCTATTGACGGCTTATGCGAGAACCCGCGGCCCTCAGGAGTGCGAAAGCTTCGAGGCCTGGAAAGTGAATGGCGCATCCGTGTGGGACGGTTCCGGGTCCTCTATACTATTCAGGACGCCACCCGGCGAGTTCTCGTCCAGCGCGTTACCGACAGGAAGGATGTGTACCGCCGGTGAGGTGTGACGCGGTTAATCGCTGATCGTTTCTAGGCTAACCGTGGATGAGTTATCTCACGGCAAGCGTTGTGGAGTTTTAGGTTTAGACCAACCCAAATCCTTATGAATACGCCTAAACTTTAGGTGTAAATCAAATGCCCGCTCCAGTGCATTGAAGGGCTCGGCGCCCTCCGGGATTCCAGTGCGTGCACGGTCAAGCTTTTCCGCGGTATCTCGGAGGTCAGCACCAAAGCATCCTCGCTGGAAAAGCTCTTGAAGGAGGCACTCCCGCAGCACAAGGTCCGCCACCACAAGATGGGGCATCCCCTGGGCAGTATTGAAGGCATGCGTCGGCACCGCATCGCCATGCACCAAGCGGCTCCTGATCTCGTAAAGATCCCAGGCCCAACATCCTGCCAGGCTTAAGTTTATCGTCTTGCCGTTCCGTTTCACCCTCACGCCACGATCCATCTCGCGATCCCTGACTAGGCCCTGCACCTTCTTCGCGAACTCCTCTTGCTTGCCGCTCATTGGAAGACCGAACAGCGATTCAAACGCTGTCGCCGTTGCTACCAGCTTTGCCTCGTCGGTCTGGTCTGCACCATCAAGGTGCGCCAAGCGGAACCATTCCATGCCGCGCCATACTCGCTCAACAAAGTCAGGAGCGAGTTTATGAGGATTCAGGAGCAGGGTTCCCAATGCTTCCAAAAGGTGGCGATCAGTCCCTCCGAAGAGGCCTGACGCCGCCCACAGGCGGGTGAACATCACCTTATTCAGTGGCCAGGTGTGGCGTGTGCGACCTGCCGTCACTCCAACGAAGTTGCTGTTGACCGTGAATCGCTGAAAGATCAATTGAAAGGCGTCCGCGGCGGGCACGGGGACCTCGTTATGGTGCGCGATTCGAACTACCCACGCCTCAGTAATCCCGGAGAGTGCGAGGGCTGCCACCGCACGCTTTAGGTTGAGCCGCTCAAGATCCGTATGATAGCGAAAGTCTGCCACGCCAGCGTGCCTGGCGAGCACAATACCTCCAAGAGGCGTGCTATCTACTTCTACATATCGCCTGAAGTAGCGACTCAGGTATTCGCGAACCGTTGGTTCCAGGATACTTCCTGGCTCAAACGGAGAGAAGGTCACCGGCCCGACAGCAATGTTCCGTTCTACGCCAAGCCATGGAAGAAACGCCACCTCGAATTTGTTTGTAAGATTG
Coding sequences:
- a CDS encoding metal ABC transporter substrate-binding protein codes for the protein MLRLLQRLSVWGVVACVLGSFSLVSTGAFAQEGAKPIAVCATVPDLGSLAREVGGDQVSVTVFAKGTEDAHFIEAKPSFIKTLSQCDLYLQVGMDLEIGWAPVLLQNARNGAVLPGGRGYIDASRAIMRLEVPTGPVDRSMGDVHPLGNPHYLLDPLNGLNVARLIRDKLVELRPDRKPYFEDRYISFSLKLGTALVGEKLAKKYDVEKLALLYEHGKLAPFLKGQGEASLLQGWLGRMLPHFGTKVVADHNLWPYFARRFGIAVIGFMEPKPGIPPTTKQLGTLVDLMRAGRVGAVLTVSYYDPRHARFISQQTGARIVNLAHQVGARDGTDHYLAMIDYNIKEMAAALEGS
- a CDS encoding metal ABC transporter permease; this encodes MIEEFLSSWPLFQNTYLVGLSIALLLSLVGVLAVARDQIFIGAAISQASTLGIALAMWIGAWAAPATLPWFRSDGFLSTMAVTFSVIAALITTRGGEESKESHEAITGWVFLVSASLSILIVSHSPHGLEEIHRLLASSIIGATRVDVWIFGLLAGLTAIFLSATHRRTLLFLMDPAMAAAVGMNIIRWAAVISTLLGLAVGLSIRSAGMLYTFGCLVLPALVAKNLCREVRPMFLVAPLVALMTGATAFVLANHYDYPPAQMTVALLSLLLTMAWLFRWLRRLNGMF
- a CDS encoding type II toxin-antitoxin system RelE/ParE family toxin translates to MSYEIELTRRAEKEILKLDAAMFEQIRAAIDGLCENPRPSGVRKLRGLESEWRIRVGRFRVLYTIQDATRRVLVQRVTDRKDVYRR
- a CDS encoding ABC transporter ATP-binding protein → MENTDIILKTTGLTVGYARRSVLEGVTLECQKGEFWFFIGPNGSGKTTLIRAMLGIVRPRAGQIWLHPDLARREGIGFVPQRCDLNPALPTTVREFVILGLVGIRLSTKKEEAERLEWALHKVDLEGMAGRDYWSLSGGQRQRALVARALVRRPGLLILDEPTNGLDLSTEDSFLRLLADLNREEHLTLFFVTHDIAIAARYATHLALFRLGRVESGPREQMLNRAALDRVYGVGVEVTRDPSGAVGVHVYPPGEHP